Genomic segment of Zerene cesonia ecotype Mississippi chromosome 7, Zerene_cesonia_1.1, whole genome shotgun sequence:
tattattaatattgcataCAAAATAGCACTCAGCGTTTCGGGATTATGGATTTAAATGCCTGCAATTTAAATAAGcttcattgaataaatatctaatctaTTAATGATTTACAAAATAGTACGTTTATAAATCGACCATTGTGTTCATAGATTATGAATGCAAATTTATACTATATCACTTTCTTCACAAAGATTAAAATGGATACTAATATTactcatatattataattttcgaacgaattatgtgtgtataaattttgtattaagtggagaaaaattatataaaattagacCTTTATAGAAGGAATCTTATGcttataattattgcaaaGTAGATGTTTACCTCTAAGGTACCTCTATTGATAAATTGTGACATACTAAAATGCAATTGTATGTAAACTATTCAATCACCCTATGTTAATTGTCCATTAATCTATCTAGGACTGGAactattgtttctttatttattaattgtgtgACAAAATAGGGACACTTGTCTGATAGCAGACGAGTTTGACTACACAGAGAAATCTAGAAAgagtgaaaatttataatctgttttaaaattaatttgttttttacttaCTGCTACATCAAGAATCCTGTGAAAAATGTATGCACGTGAATCAAATGGTCCGTAATTCGAATCCATCACCCACATGTTGAgtcaaattacatttatctaGCAagtattaaagttttaatccAAAAATCTATGCCATACCTTTTCTCCTGTGACGTATACATTTTTCGAGATTATAAGATGTTCTTTACTACGAgatgttcaatatttatttttggaaatTGTAAAGATGTGGGATATATAAATCCATAATTTGTAAGGAATTAACAAAAAAGGATGTGATTATTTGGGTTAAAGAACAAATACAAGATAGGATTGATAATTCGGAAGTATGGATTgtcattgatatattatttatagatcaACTCCAGTATTTGGCATGaaagaatgaaaaatatcTTACTGGCTGTCAGTaacttgttttaaatgaaaaaaaaaaaattgaaaaaggaATAAGGAAAAACAGGATTGgatttgatttcttttttttttcatttagcgTGGACTACAAGGTAGCAACTCGACGTAGTTGGCGGGAAACAGGCCAAAGACACCATGCGGCCCGAGCCCTTGCCACCAACCCGCGTCTATTTGTTCAATGTGCGTGATTATGTCGCCCGGATCGAATGTTATCTCGGATTCATCCgctgaaatttaaatgttaatttttaatttttagaaactTATTTActctcataaatataataaagatggATCGTTGGTTGACAGTAAGTTACCCTTTTGTTCAAAtggtaatttttgtttttttacgtaattaattttatattttagtaatattacCTGCTTGATAATCATACAAAGCTCTTGCAGTGAGTCCGGGATCATCATCTAAGTCTTCATAAATCGAACTCTCTTCCATCGTCTCTGGAGATACATctgtataaacataaaaaaatagagaccatacattataatatgttaatattatttttattttgtagaaaacaatatgtttaatattatattaattgtaaaaatgccACTTTTACTTTACACTAGCTTTCCGATCTTGACTTCGCTTGCATGGGCCAAGGGAGCTTCCATGGAATGATGTATATGTTTTAGCCTACAACTACCTTCAGCCACAATaatcataccataaaatcgctccattgcgacgtgaaagaagcacaaacaaacaacctatcgtatttgttatacatatcactaaaaatatacattttgaataaagaGCAACGAATTTTATGAACACTACCCTATTGGTCTTTTCCCAAcctatgataatttaatatatcttttaaaaccTCACCTTCGTGTGTAGCGCCGTTCTCTTTCTTGTAATTAACATTCTCAATAACCGTATTCTGCCTGCTGAGCTCCGCGTCATTATTCTTACTGTACGGCGATCGCTTTATCGTACTAAACTTATTATCAGAatcgtcatcatcattttCATTCGAACTCGAGTAAGACGCGTCGAAAATATCATTCTCCAGAATGTTCTGTTTGATCATTGGTTCGCATTGCTTCAGATCCCTATAATCTTGATATTCGGTGTAATTTATAGCGCTGAACGAGTTGGGTTCATTTTCAGTGCTAGGACTTAGGTCTACTGACGGGTCTATGATCGGTTCGTATTGTATCTGCGACGGACTCTCTAAACTCATTTTAATCTTGTCTATGTTCTTAAGCGGGCTTGTCTTTGGTTGTTCTGCGTCGTCTTGCAGCGTCTCCTTCTGCGAGTCCGTATTGTCGGCTTTGTTGTTTATGGTCGGGGGAAGTTTGTCTGTGATTGGTAACTGTGTATCTATGGTCGGCGTGACTGTGTCTATGGTGGGTACTATTTTGTCTATGCTCGGTGATTTGACGTGGACAGGTGATGAGGGCTGCGACGACGTGTTCTGCGAGAACGCGTTTATACGTTGCGCTATCACCGAGCTCCTGATTGGTTTTTCTGGTGTGTTAGATGACGATCTGTAATTATCA
This window contains:
- the LOC119840894 gene encoding LOW QUALITY PROTEIN: drebrin-like protein B (The sequence of the model RefSeq protein was modified relative to this genomic sequence to represent the inferred CDS: substituted 1 base at 1 genomic stop codon): MAINLDKHKPALVAAWKDVLDEKSETDWALFGYDGLTNDLKFISKGDGGLTELVDEFNSGKIQYAFLKVDIPNSSISKYVLINWQGEGAPTVRKGTCANHIKQVAQFFHGFHTTMHARTEDDLDEKIILDKLAKAGSAFNFKSNRNEDLPPSGPVGTAYQKVNPVQEINSKERDQFWMKEEQEEKKRIEAERKRREEEKRKAEEEVRRRDEREAAKRDQAEQHIQXQVSVSVCRVREAGGAGGAGARGRPAEARELIGASTAAARALFQRNLAQGQIQNRSSSNTPEKPIRSSVIAQRINAFSQNTSSQPSSPVHVKSPSIDKIVPTIDTVTPTIDTQLPITDKLPPTINNKADNTDSQKETLQDDAEQPKTSPLKNIDKIKMSLESPSQIQYEPIIDPSVDLSPSTENEPNSFSAINYTEYQDYRDLKQCEPMIKQNILENDIFDASYSSSNENDDDDSDNKFSTIKRSPYSKNNDAELSRQNTVIENVNYKKENGATHEDVSPETMEESSIYEDLDDDPGLTARALYDYQAADESEITFDPGDIITHIEQIDAGWWQGLGPHGVFGLFPANYVELLPCSPR